The following coding sequences lie in one Pectobacterium sp. A5351 genomic window:
- the rapZ gene encoding RNase adapter RapZ: MVLMIVSGRSGSGKSVALRALEDMGFYCVDNLPVVLLPELANTLAARNISAAVSIDVRNMPESPEIFEHAMEQLPPSFSPQLLFLDADRNTLIRRYSDTRRLHPLSSKNLSLESAIDEESDLLEPLRSRADLIIDTSEMSVHELAEMLRTRLLGKRERELTMVFESFGFKHGIPIDADYVFDVRFLPNPHWDPKLRPMTGLDKPVASFLDRHTEVHNFIYQTRSYLELWLPMLETNNRSYLTVAIGCTGGKHRSVYVAEQLADYFRSRGKNVQSRHRTLEKRKPS; encoded by the coding sequence ATGGTGCTGATGATTGTCAGTGGTCGCTCAGGTTCAGGGAAATCTGTCGCCCTGCGCGCACTGGAAGATATGGGGTTCTACTGCGTAGATAACCTGCCTGTGGTTTTACTGCCAGAGCTGGCTAATACGCTTGCGGCACGTAACATTTCCGCAGCAGTCAGTATTGACGTGCGCAATATGCCGGAATCGCCAGAGATCTTCGAGCATGCCATGGAGCAACTGCCGCCAAGCTTCTCGCCTCAATTGCTATTTCTGGATGCCGACCGCAATACATTAATCCGTCGCTATAGCGATACCCGTCGCCTGCATCCGCTCTCCAGCAAGAATCTGTCGCTGGAAAGCGCCATTGATGAAGAAAGCGATCTGCTGGAGCCGCTGCGTTCACGCGCCGACCTGATTATCGACACCTCAGAGATGTCGGTACATGAACTGGCTGAGATGCTACGTACCCGTTTGCTCGGCAAGCGGGAACGTGAGCTTACGATGGTGTTCGAATCGTTCGGCTTCAAGCACGGTATCCCCATTGATGCGGATTACGTCTTTGACGTGCGTTTCTTGCCGAACCCGCACTGGGATCCGAAACTGCGCCCGATGACCGGCTTGGATAAGCCCGTTGCGTCCTTCCTCGACAGACATACCGAAGTTCACAATTTCATCTACCAGACCCGCAGCTATCTGGAACTGTGGCTGCCGATGCTGGAAACCAATAACCGCAGTTATCTGACTGTCGCCATTGGCTGTACCGGCGGTAAACACCGTTCCGTCTACGTCGCCGAGCAGTTGGCAGACTACTTCCGCTCACGCGGTAAGAACGTCCAGTCACGCCACCGTACGCTGGAAAAGCGTAAACCCTCGTAA
- the ptsN gene encoding PTS IIA-like nitrogen regulatory protein PtsN, with the protein MNHDPVLQLSTVLRPECTRSTVHCQSKKRALEIISELAARQLNIPSQIIFDAILTRERMGSTGIGGGIAIPHGKLEDDNALGAIGVFIQLEQPIAFDAIDNQAVDLLFALLVPAEQCKTHLHTLSLVAKRLADKTVCRRLRAAQSDEELYQIMTEAG; encoded by the coding sequence ATGAACCACGATCCCGTATTGCAGCTCAGCACCGTATTACGTCCTGAGTGCACCCGAAGCACCGTCCACTGCCAGAGTAAGAAGCGGGCATTGGAAATTATCAGTGAGCTGGCCGCCAGGCAGCTTAACATTCCTTCGCAGATTATCTTTGATGCCATCCTGACCCGGGAGCGGATGGGCAGCACGGGAATCGGCGGCGGCATTGCCATTCCTCACGGCAAGCTGGAAGACGATAATGCGCTGGGTGCCATCGGTGTTTTCATCCAGTTAGAGCAACCGATCGCTTTCGATGCTATTGATAATCAGGCCGTTGATCTGCTTTTTGCCTTGCTGGTTCCGGCGGAACAATGTAAAACCCATTTGCATACCCTGTCGCTTGTTGCCAAGCGGCTGGCGGATAAAACGGTTTGCCGACGCCTGCGTGCGGCGCAAAGCGATGAAGAGCTGTACCAGATTATGACGGAAGCCGGTTAA
- the kdsD gene encoding arabinose-5-phosphate isomerase KdsD — protein MSQFEQDAHLKQQSDRALSDHATQADHAPQADHTRKKSHELPADFDFQQAGKQVISIERDGLAQLDQYIDDNFTLACKKIFDCQGKVVVMGMGKSGHIGCKMAATFASTGTPAFFVHPGEASHGDLGMVTPHDIVIAISNSGESHEILSLIPVLKRQKVFLICMTSAPESTMGKAADIHLCVHVPQEACPLGLAPTTSTTATLVMGDALAVALLQARGFTAEDFALSHPGGALGRKLLLRVSDIMHSGDEIPHVPHDASLRDALVEITRKNLGMTVICEADMKIQGIFTDGDLRRIFDMNIDLNSARIADVMTAGGIRVAPQTLAVDALNLMQSRHITSVLVAENDRLVGIIHMHDMLRAGVV, from the coding sequence ATGTCACAGTTTGAACAAGATGCTCATCTAAAACAGCAGTCTGACCGTGCACTATCCGATCATGCAACACAAGCCGATCACGCACCACAAGCCGATCATACGCGAAAAAAGTCTCATGAACTGCCAGCCGATTTCGACTTCCAGCAGGCGGGCAAGCAGGTAATAAGCATCGAACGCGATGGGCTTGCGCAATTAGATCAGTACATTGATGATAATTTTACCCTCGCCTGTAAAAAGATATTCGATTGCCAAGGCAAAGTTGTGGTGATGGGAATGGGCAAATCCGGTCACATTGGCTGCAAGATGGCCGCGACTTTCGCCAGTACCGGTACGCCTGCTTTTTTTGTTCACCCAGGCGAAGCCAGCCACGGCGACCTCGGTATGGTGACGCCACACGATATCGTGATCGCCATTTCCAACTCTGGCGAGTCCCATGAGATTCTGTCGCTGATTCCCGTCCTGAAACGCCAGAAAGTGTTCCTGATCTGCATGACCAGCGCGCCAGAAAGTACAATGGGTAAAGCGGCGGATATTCACCTGTGCGTGCACGTCCCGCAGGAAGCCTGCCCGCTCGGTCTGGCACCCACCACCAGCACCACCGCAACGCTGGTCATGGGCGATGCGCTGGCCGTAGCCTTACTACAGGCGCGTGGCTTTACCGCCGAAGATTTTGCCCTTTCTCACCCTGGTGGCGCACTCGGCCGCAAACTTTTACTGCGCGTCAGCGATATCATGCATTCAGGCGACGAGATTCCGCATGTCCCACACGATGCTTCACTCCGTGATGCACTGGTGGAAATTACGCGCAAAAATCTGGGTATGACGGTAATCTGCGAGGCGGATATGAAAATTCAGGGCATCTTTACCGATGGTGACCTGCGCCGCATCTTCGACATGAATATTGACTTGAACAGCGCGCGCATTGCTGATGTGATGACCGCGGGCGGCATCCGGGTCGCACCGCAAACGCTGGCGGTAGATGCACTTAACCTGATGCAGTCGCGCCACATTACCTCAGTGCTGGTGGCAGAAAACGATCGTTTGGTCGGTATTATCCATATGCACGATATGTTGCGGGCTGGCGTGGTTTAA
- the lptC gene encoding LPS export ABC transporter periplasmic protein LptC, whose product MSKTKRWLTAFLALLVLILIGWNIADDDTVAAPDANDPAVPVYTSEKTNTQVYSPAGKLSYRLISEKAEYFNDEQLSWFTAPVATLFNEQGTATWSVRADRAKLTKDKMLYLYGHVEVNSLTKDAQLQRITTNNAQVNLVTQDVSSDDEVTLYGTSFTSSGMKMRGNLRNKTAELIEKVKTSYEIQNQ is encoded by the coding sequence ATGAGTAAAACCAAGCGTTGGCTCACCGCTTTCCTGGCGCTGTTGGTGCTTATCCTCATCGGCTGGAATATTGCGGATGACGACACGGTAGCGGCACCGGATGCAAACGACCCTGCCGTGCCGGTTTATACCAGCGAGAAAACCAACACGCAGGTATACAGCCCTGCGGGTAAGCTGAGTTACAGACTGATTTCGGAAAAAGCGGAGTATTTCAACGACGAGCAGTTGAGTTGGTTTACCGCCCCCGTTGCCACCCTGTTCAACGAACAGGGGACAGCAACCTGGTCAGTACGCGCCGACCGCGCCAAGCTGACAAAAGACAAGATGCTCTATCTGTACGGCCACGTCGAGGTGAATAGCCTGACCAAAGACGCACAGCTTCAGCGCATCACAACGAATAATGCCCAGGTGAATCTGGTGACGCAGGACGTTTCGTCCGATGATGAAGTCACCCTGTACGGCACTAGCTTTACCTCAAGCGGAATGAAAATGCGCGGAAATCTGCGTAACAAAACGGCCGAGTTGATCGAAAAGGTAAAAACCTCTTATGAAATCCAAAACCAATAA
- the hpf gene encoding ribosome hibernation promoting factor produces MQLNITGHHIEITEPLRDFVNGKFAKLEQYFDRINQVNVVLRVEKVQQIAEATLHVNGGELHATSEAEDMYAAIDLLIDKLARQLNKHKDKLKQH; encoded by the coding sequence ATGCAGCTCAACATTACCGGACACCACATCGAGATCACTGAACCGCTGCGTGATTTTGTGAATGGCAAGTTTGCCAAATTAGAGCAGTATTTTGACCGGATTAATCAGGTCAATGTGGTATTGAGAGTGGAAAAAGTTCAGCAAATTGCCGAGGCCACGCTCCACGTTAATGGTGGCGAGCTGCATGCAACCTCAGAAGCGGAAGATATGTACGCCGCGATAGATTTATTGATTGATAAGCTGGCAAGACAGCTCAATAAGCATAAAGATAAACTCAAGCAGCACTAA
- the npr gene encoding PTS phosphocarrier protein NPr, giving the protein MTVRQTVEIKNKLGMHARPAMKLFELVQSFDAEVMLRNDSGTEAEASSVIAMLMLDSAKGRLIEVEATGPDEEQALAAVIGLFEAGFDED; this is encoded by the coding sequence ATGACAGTCCGGCAAACGGTTGAAATCAAAAACAAGCTGGGCATGCACGCTCGCCCAGCCATGAAATTGTTCGAGCTGGTGCAGAGCTTTGATGCAGAAGTAATGCTGCGTAATGACAGCGGCACCGAAGCCGAAGCCAGCAGCGTGATTGCCATGCTGATGCTGGACTCGGCCAAAGGGCGACTCATTGAGGTGGAAGCCACTGGCCCGGATGAAGAACAGGCACTTGCTGCCGTCATCGGGCTGTTCGAAGCCGGGTTCGACGAGGACTAG
- the lptA gene encoding lipopolysaccharide ABC transporter substrate-binding protein LptA, whose amino-acid sequence MKSKTNNLMRNTLIASSLFAVSVSAFAVTGDSNQPIRIDSAQQSLDMQGNTVTFTGNVVVKQGTIEVKADKVVVTRPQGTQGSEVVEGYGNPVTFYQMQDNGKPVKGHAQKIRYELAKDFLVLTGNAYLEQQDSNVKGDRITYLVKQQQMEATSEKGKRVTTVLVPSQLQEKENKNQPSHSQQPQPRVTE is encoded by the coding sequence ATGAAATCCAAAACCAATAATCTGATGCGTAACACCCTGATCGCCAGCTCGCTGTTCGCCGTCAGCGTGTCCGCCTTTGCCGTCACAGGCGATAGCAACCAACCGATTCGCATTGATTCCGCACAGCAGTCTCTGGACATGCAGGGCAACACGGTGACGTTCACCGGTAATGTTGTCGTGAAGCAAGGGACGATTGAAGTAAAAGCCGACAAGGTCGTCGTGACGCGCCCACAAGGCACGCAAGGCAGTGAAGTGGTGGAAGGCTACGGTAATCCCGTGACGTTCTACCAGATGCAGGACAACGGCAAACCGGTAAAAGGTCACGCGCAGAAAATCCGCTACGAACTGGCCAAAGACTTTCTGGTACTGACAGGCAATGCCTATCTGGAACAGCAGGATAGCAATGTAAAAGGCGATCGCATCACCTATCTGGTGAAACAGCAGCAGATGGAAGCGACCAGCGAAAAAGGAAAGCGCGTGACGACGGTGTTGGTCCCCTCTCAGCTTCAGGAGAAAGAGAACAAGAACCAGCCTTCTCATTCTCAACAACCGCAACCACGGGTCACTGAATAA
- the rnk gene encoding nucleoside diphosphate kinase regulator: MTKPNLTISELDAERLDMLLEQPAFADSDIAQALNEELDRAVILPSASIPSHVVTMNSRVRFRDLNTNEEHIRTLVYPAAVKDSQEPLSVMAPLGAALLGMHVGNAITWQLPNGEETRIEVLELLYQPEAAGEYHR, encoded by the coding sequence ATGACGAAACCTAACCTGACAATCAGTGAATTGGATGCAGAACGTCTGGATATGTTATTGGAGCAGCCCGCCTTTGCGGACAGCGATATCGCACAGGCGTTGAATGAGGAACTGGATCGGGCGGTCATTCTGCCTTCGGCATCGATTCCCTCACATGTCGTCACCATGAATAGTCGGGTGCGTTTCCGCGATCTGAATACCAACGAAGAGCACATCCGCACGCTGGTTTATCCGGCCGCGGTGAAAGACAGCCAAGAACCGCTGTCGGTGATGGCTCCGCTGGGCGCGGCACTATTGGGAATGCATGTGGGAAATGCTATCACCTGGCAGTTGCCAAACGGTGAAGAAACGCGAATTGAAGTATTGGAACTACTCTATCAGCCTGAAGCCGCGGGCGAGTACCACCGCTAA
- the rpoN gene encoding RNA polymerase factor sigma-54, whose protein sequence is MKQGLQLRLSQQLAMTPQLQQAIRLLQLSTLELQQEIQQALESNPLLEQTDQHDEIESFEKADSDSLDTGEALEQKDMPEELPLDATWDEIYSAGTPSGTGTDYRDEELPIYQGETTQTLQDYLMWQVELTPFSDTDAAIATSIVDAVDNTGYLTVPLQDILESIGDDDVTLEEVEAVLKRVQRFDPVGVAARDLRDCLLVQLSQFADDTPRLTEARLIVSDHLDLLANHDFRSLIRITRLKEEVLKEALALIQSLDPRPGQSINTGESEYVIPDVLVRKVQGIWSVELNTDSVPRLQINQQYAALGNSARNDSDGQFIRSNLQEARWLIKSLESRNDTLLKVTRCIVEQQQDFFEQGEEFMKPMVLADIAQAVDMHESTISRVTTQKFLHSPRGIFELKYFFSSHVNTDSGGEASSTAIRALVKKLIAAENPAKPLSDSKLTALLSDQGIIVARRTVAKYRESLSIPPSNQRKQLV, encoded by the coding sequence ATGAAGCAAGGTTTGCAACTCAGGCTTAGCCAGCAACTGGCCATGACCCCACAGCTCCAACAGGCCATCCGCCTGTTGCAACTGTCCACGCTTGAATTGCAACAGGAAATTCAACAGGCGCTGGAAAGCAATCCGTTGCTCGAACAAACGGATCAGCACGACGAAATCGAGTCATTTGAAAAGGCAGACAGCGATTCACTGGATACCGGTGAGGCTCTGGAACAGAAGGACATGCCGGAAGAATTGCCACTCGATGCCACCTGGGATGAAATTTACTCAGCAGGCACACCGTCGGGCACCGGCACCGACTATCGCGATGAAGAGTTGCCGATTTATCAAGGTGAAACCACGCAAACGCTTCAGGACTACCTGATGTGGCAGGTTGAGCTGACGCCGTTTTCCGACACCGATGCCGCCATCGCGACCTCTATCGTCGATGCGGTGGACAACACCGGTTACCTGACTGTACCGCTACAGGACATTCTTGAGAGCATCGGTGACGACGACGTGACGCTGGAAGAAGTTGAAGCCGTACTCAAACGCGTGCAGCGCTTCGACCCCGTTGGCGTCGCCGCCCGCGACCTACGCGATTGTCTGCTGGTGCAGCTTTCCCAGTTCGCCGACGACACGCCACGCCTGACCGAAGCGCGTCTGATCGTCAGCGATCATCTCGATCTGTTAGCCAACCATGATTTCCGCAGCCTGATCCGTATCACGCGCCTGAAAGAAGAGGTGCTGAAAGAAGCACTGGCGTTGATTCAATCACTCGATCCCCGTCCGGGACAATCGATCAACACCGGTGAATCCGAATACGTCATCCCTGACGTACTGGTCCGTAAAGTTCAGGGAATCTGGTCCGTTGAACTGAACACCGACAGCGTTCCCCGCTTGCAGATTAACCAGCAATACGCTGCGCTGGGTAACAGCGCGCGCAACGACAGCGACGGACAGTTTATTCGTAGTAATCTGCAAGAGGCGCGCTGGCTCATCAAAAGCCTGGAAAGTCGTAACGACACACTGCTGAAAGTGACCCGCTGCATCGTCGAACAGCAGCAGGATTTCTTCGAGCAGGGTGAAGAATTCATGAAGCCCATGGTACTGGCAGACATCGCGCAGGCAGTGGATATGCATGAATCCACCATCTCACGCGTGACGACACAGAAGTTCCTGCACAGCCCGCGCGGCATTTTTGAGCTAAAATATTTCTTCTCCAGCCACGTTAATACCGATAGCGGCGGAGAAGCGTCGTCAACGGCAATCCGCGCGCTGGTGAAGAAGCTGATTGCAGCGGAAAACCCCGCGAAGCCACTGAGCGATAGCAAGCTGACGGCGCTGCTCTCCGATCAGGGCATCATCGTGGCGCGCCGTACCGTGGCAAAATACCGAGAGTCTTTATCTATCCCACCATCAAATCAGCGTAAACAACTGGTTTGA
- the lptB gene encoding LPS export ABC transporter ATP-binding protein, translating into MATLTAENLAKAYKGRKVVENVSLTVNSGEIVGLLGPNGAGKTTTFYMVVGIVPRDEGRIVIDDDDISLLPLHERALRGIGYLPQEASIFRRLSVYDNLMAVLQIRKDLTNEQQEDRANELMEEFHIIHLRDSLGQSLSGGERRRVEIARALAANPKFILLDEPFAGVDPISVLDIKKIIEHLRDSGLGVLITDHNVRETLDVCERAYIVSQGNLIAHGSPTDILADEQVKRVYLGEGFRL; encoded by the coding sequence ATGGCAACATTAACCGCAGAAAATCTGGCCAAGGCGTACAAAGGCCGTAAGGTCGTCGAAAATGTCAGCCTGACCGTCAATTCCGGTGAAATCGTCGGCCTGCTCGGGCCGAACGGTGCCGGCAAAACGACAACGTTCTACATGGTCGTGGGTATCGTCCCGCGTGATGAAGGACGTATTGTCATCGACGACGACGACATCAGCCTGCTTCCTCTGCACGAACGCGCGCTGCGCGGCATCGGCTACCTGCCGCAGGAAGCCTCTATTTTTCGTCGCTTAAGCGTCTATGACAACCTGATGGCGGTGTTACAGATCCGTAAAGATCTGACGAACGAGCAGCAGGAAGATCGTGCCAATGAGCTAATGGAAGAATTCCATATTATTCATTTGCGCGATAGTCTGGGACAATCGCTGTCCGGTGGGGAAAGACGCCGTGTAGAGATTGCGCGTGCACTGGCGGCGAATCCGAAGTTCATCCTGTTGGATGAACCGTTTGCGGGCGTAGACCCGATCTCCGTACTGGATATTAAAAAAATCATTGAGCATCTGCGTGACAGCGGGCTCGGCGTGTTGATTACCGATCATAACGTCCGCGAAACGCTTGATGTCTGTGAACGAGCCTACATCGTGAGTCAGGGCAACCTGATCGCCCACGGTTCACCGACCGATATTCTGGCTGATGAACAGGTGAAACGCGTCTATCTGGGCGAAGGCTTCCGACTCTGA
- a CDS encoding bifunctional cytochrome P450/NADPH--P450 reductase — MSGKTAVPQPPIKPVIGNLADVDPRNGIASLMKLAKTYGPFFKMRIFSDEFYVASSQELVNELSDENYFEKKSSAELLELRYLGGDGLFTAYTHEPNWGKAHRILMPALGPLGVRSMFDKMLDISEQMFLRWERFGPDVDIDVADNMTRLTLDTIAFCGFDYRFNSFYRDDLLPFVKAVVGSLKEAGLRIHRPGIVNKLMISSTRQYRTDKALMYSVVEQLIAARKVDPKANEKNDLLNRMLNGVDPQTGEKLSDENIAHQMLTFLVAGHETTSGMLSFTVYFLLKNPDVLNKAQAIVDEVLGDEIPRIEHLAQLRYLEQILMESLRLWPTAGGHIVSPIQDTILAGKYPLTPKDSIVILQPQLHRDVKAWGDDANLFKPERFGPDNAENLLPNSWQPFGSGKRACIGRMFAMQEAQLVLAMMLQRFDFELSDPSYELKIVEHLTIKPDNLKIRTRVRKPSKTLTRGVTPKETSNKMAVMPVAKAQHHQDLIPLLVLHGGNTGSSEAFANRIAADAQRYGFASTLAALDDYAEKLPQTGALIVVTASYEGMPPNNARHFVPWVEGLADDALSGLKFSVFGCGNLQWVRTYQAIPKRVDLALEHAGGQRIHERGVADSGGDFFGNFDDWYTKLWPALTTAFGRQGSMAEGAAELELEFVHADRVSTLQIPDMGCGVVVENRELVDMTSPFARSKRHIEIRLPEGMAYRAGDYLAVLPRNSDDQIDRVLRRFGLSPDMMLVINQAPNIMGLPIGQPISCAELLGNYVELSQPATRAQVAALAAATRCPPEKMELEKLATEHYENDVLVPRLSLLDLLYRFQSCPTDFRRYLTMLPSIKARQYSISSSPAWKPDHVTLTVAVVDSPALSGIGRYKGVASNYLASLKPGDRIAIVVRPSSPFFHLPDDPSIPIILIGAGSGIAPFRGFLQERALQQAAGVSVGPALLFFGTGHPDVDYLYRDELAAWEKSHIVTVLPAFSHQPDGEVTFVQHRVWADRERIKTLFCQGGIIFVCGDGLQMAPEVRATLLRIYCETTGSSEADAILWADKLEREQGRYVVDMFI; from the coding sequence ATGTCAGGAAAGACAGCGGTTCCCCAACCTCCCATCAAACCGGTCATTGGCAATTTGGCTGATGTGGATCCCCGTAATGGCATCGCCAGTTTAATGAAATTAGCAAAAACATACGGCCCATTCTTTAAAATGCGAATTTTTAGCGATGAGTTTTATGTTGCCTCCTCTCAGGAACTCGTGAACGAACTGAGTGATGAAAATTACTTTGAGAAAAAGTCAAGCGCAGAATTACTCGAATTGCGTTATCTAGGCGGTGATGGACTTTTTACGGCTTATACTCATGAGCCAAATTGGGGTAAGGCGCATCGAATTTTGATGCCAGCATTAGGTCCGCTCGGTGTTCGCTCGATGTTCGATAAGATGCTGGATATTTCAGAGCAGATGTTTTTGCGTTGGGAGCGTTTTGGCCCCGATGTTGATATTGATGTTGCTGATAATATGACCCGGCTAACGCTGGATACGATCGCGTTCTGTGGGTTCGATTATCGCTTCAATAGCTTCTACCGTGATGATTTGTTGCCTTTCGTGAAAGCAGTAGTTGGTTCGCTTAAAGAGGCTGGTTTACGTATACACCGCCCTGGAATCGTGAACAAATTGATGATTTCTAGCACTCGCCAATACCGGACAGATAAAGCGCTGATGTATTCAGTGGTAGAGCAGCTGATCGCGGCGAGAAAAGTGGATCCGAAGGCGAATGAAAAAAACGATCTGCTCAATCGCATGTTGAATGGCGTCGATCCGCAAACCGGGGAAAAACTGTCTGATGAGAATATTGCTCATCAGATGTTGACGTTTTTGGTTGCGGGCCATGAAACCACCAGCGGTATGCTTTCTTTTACCGTTTATTTTTTGTTGAAAAATCCAGACGTTCTAAATAAAGCGCAGGCTATCGTTGATGAGGTTCTTGGGGATGAAATACCCCGTATTGAGCACCTTGCTCAGCTACGCTATCTGGAACAGATACTGATGGAAAGTTTGCGTTTGTGGCCTACTGCCGGGGGCCACATCGTGAGTCCCATACAGGATACGATATTGGCGGGTAAATACCCCCTTACGCCAAAAGATTCGATCGTCATCCTTCAACCGCAGCTTCATCGTGATGTCAAGGCGTGGGGGGATGATGCCAACCTGTTCAAACCAGAGCGATTCGGACCAGATAATGCAGAGAATTTGCTGCCAAATTCCTGGCAGCCTTTTGGCTCCGGCAAACGCGCCTGCATTGGAAGAATGTTTGCTATGCAGGAAGCACAGCTTGTGCTGGCAATGATGTTGCAGCGTTTTGATTTTGAACTGAGTGATCCTTCCTATGAGCTTAAGATTGTCGAACATCTGACGATTAAACCCGATAACTTGAAAATCCGCACCCGGGTGCGTAAACCGTCAAAAACGCTGACACGAGGTGTCACGCCCAAAGAGACCTCAAACAAGATGGCCGTGATGCCTGTGGCCAAGGCACAGCACCATCAGGATCTTATCCCCTTGTTGGTGCTGCATGGCGGCAATACCGGATCTTCAGAAGCATTCGCTAACCGTATCGCGGCTGATGCACAGAGATACGGTTTTGCCTCTACGCTCGCAGCGCTGGATGATTATGCTGAGAAATTACCGCAAACCGGCGCACTCATTGTTGTCACTGCCTCTTATGAAGGGATGCCGCCGAACAATGCACGCCATTTTGTCCCTTGGGTTGAGGGGCTGGCGGATGACGCACTGTCAGGGCTGAAATTCAGCGTATTTGGTTGTGGTAACTTACAATGGGTGCGCACCTATCAGGCGATACCCAAGCGAGTGGACCTCGCACTTGAACATGCTGGGGGGCAGCGTATCCATGAGCGAGGCGTTGCCGATTCTGGTGGGGATTTTTTCGGCAATTTTGACGACTGGTACACCAAACTCTGGCCTGCGCTGACAACGGCATTCGGTAGACAGGGATCCATGGCTGAGGGCGCGGCTGAACTCGAACTGGAATTTGTTCATGCCGATCGCGTCAGTACATTACAGATTCCCGATATGGGATGTGGAGTTGTGGTTGAGAATCGAGAACTTGTCGACATGACATCACCTTTTGCACGTTCAAAAAGGCATATTGAAATCAGGTTGCCGGAAGGGATGGCATACCGAGCGGGAGATTATCTTGCCGTATTGCCGAGAAACTCAGATGATCAGATAGATCGCGTATTACGGCGTTTTGGTCTGTCACCCGATATGATGCTTGTCATTAATCAAGCCCCCAATATCATGGGGTTGCCGATTGGACAACCGATTAGCTGTGCAGAATTGTTGGGAAACTATGTTGAGCTGTCGCAACCGGCTACGCGGGCACAGGTCGCGGCATTGGCGGCGGCAACACGCTGCCCGCCGGAAAAAATGGAGCTTGAAAAACTGGCCACGGAGCATTACGAGAATGACGTGCTCGTACCGCGTTTGAGCTTGCTGGATCTACTTTATCGCTTCCAATCTTGTCCGACTGACTTTCGCCGCTACCTTACAATGCTGCCATCGATTAAAGCACGGCAGTACTCAATCTCATCATCGCCAGCATGGAAACCGGACCACGTTACGCTCACTGTCGCGGTCGTCGATTCGCCAGCGTTATCCGGTATAGGCCGTTACAAAGGCGTCGCCTCCAACTACCTTGCTTCTCTGAAACCTGGCGATCGTATCGCCATTGTGGTACGCCCTTCTAGCCCGTTTTTCCATCTACCGGATGATCCTTCGATACCGATTATTTTGATCGGTGCAGGTTCAGGGATAGCGCCATTTCGTGGTTTTCTACAGGAACGTGCATTGCAGCAGGCGGCCGGAGTGAGTGTTGGTCCAGCGCTATTGTTTTTTGGCACAGGCCATCCTGATGTCGATTATCTCTATCGCGATGAGCTTGCTGCCTGGGAGAAAAGTCATATTGTGACGGTGTTGCCTGCATTTTCCCATCAGCCTGATGGAGAGGTTACCTTCGTTCAGCATCGCGTTTGGGCTGATAGGGAGCGTATTAAGACGCTCTTTTGCCAGGGGGGGATTATCTTCGTTTGCGGTGACGGTCTGCAAATGGCACCAGAGGTTCGTGCAACACTGCTCCGAATTTATTGCGAAACAACAGGAAGTAGTGAAGCTGATGCTATTCTCTGGGCTGATAAACTTGAGCGGGAGCAAGGGAGGTATGTGGTTGATATGTTCATCTGA
- the kdsC gene encoding 3-deoxy-manno-octulosonate-8-phosphatase KdsC has translation MSEVRAQTDTCYGPVDQQVLDKAREVRLLICDVDGVMSDGLIYMGNHGEELKAFNVRDGYGIRCLLTSGIEVAIITGRSAKLLEDRCKTLGINHLYQGQSDKVLAFNDLLDKLSVTANQAAYIGDDMIDWPVMAQVGLSVAVADAHPLLLPRADYVTRIAGGRGAVRELCDLILFSQDKLEHAKGLSI, from the coding sequence ATGAGTGAAGTCAGGGCGCAAACCGATACCTGCTATGGGCCTGTCGATCAACAGGTACTGGATAAAGCCCGTGAAGTGCGCCTGTTAATCTGCGACGTTGACGGCGTGATGTCCGATGGTCTGATTTATATGGGCAACCACGGCGAAGAACTGAAAGCCTTTAACGTCCGCGACGGTTATGGTATTCGCTGCTTGCTGACGTCTGGCATTGAGGTTGCCATCATCACCGGTCGTTCAGCAAAACTGCTGGAAGATCGGTGTAAAACACTGGGCATTAACCATCTTTATCAGGGGCAATCGGATAAGGTTTTGGCCTTCAACGATCTGTTGGATAAACTATCAGTAACAGCAAATCAGGCCGCGTATATCGGCGACGATATGATCGACTGGCCGGTGATGGCACAGGTCGGGTTGAGCGTTGCCGTGGCTGACGCCCACCCGCTGTTGTTACCACGCGCAGATTATGTCACCCGCATTGCGGGAGGCCGCGGAGCCGTACGTGAGCTGTGTGATTTGATTTTGTTCTCGCAGGACAAGCTGGAGCATGCCAAAGGGTTGTCAATATGA